Sequence from the Osmerus eperlanus unplaced genomic scaffold, fOsmEpe2.1 SCAFFOLD_244, whole genome shotgun sequence genome:
TGATGCAGCTATGGAGTTGAGAACtacaggaagtgtgtttgtgttcttccTCTGCTCTTTGGCAGGTATCTATGACCCACTTTATCTTTCTTTAACTTTATCTACCTTTATTCTTAGTCCTTATTAGAATTATGGTCCAAAAGTCTACTTTAACCAACAAAGTTTATCAATCAAATATTGTAATCAGTTGATACGTATTCTTGAAAAACACATTATCTAACACTGACACAAATTAATTTAACATATGTTAATATATTTGTATTCATGAAAATTGTCTCTTTTTTGTTGAGAAATGTTGTGTATTTGGCCAAACATATTAGGTGTTCATAATTGCTGAGGTACGGTGTATTGTGGTGGTGGACTGAGACTTGTGCTCCGTACTGTCTATGTTGTCACACCTCTCTTCTGTGGTCTCCTTTCCTCTAAACTCAGCTACTTCATAAAGGCGTGAACACCCCCATTCACACTTCtgtgagcgtctgctaaatgactaaaatgtaaaatgtaaatgtaaaatgactaaatgtaacctaAAACTCTGAACCACCTCTGCTAGCGCTGCATGTGAGCCAGTAGGTTTGTGCTTCCTCTAATGTGCTggtgatgtgtgactgtgttgcaGTGGTGCTGGGTCAGTACTGGAGAGTGACTTACCCCCTCCAGAGTGTCTGTGTCTTGAGAGGCTCATCAGTGGACCTGTCCTGCTCCTATACTTACCCCAGAGGTCACAAAGTCACTACAACATTCTGGTTTACCAGACGGAGGGATGGTGAAGTTTCACAGGACCTGAGTCTGGACCCAGAGTATGCAGGTCGTGTGCAATACTGTGGGAATAAGAAGAGTAAAGCAACCCTGACGATCacagacctgagagagagagatgctgctgtGTACAAGTTCAGGATTATTACAGAcaaaggagggagatggggggtctACACAGGAGTCAGTCTCTCTGTTACAGGTACAGTTATACTCTCTGTGTTGCTCTACTGTCTGTGTCTATTCTGAATGTTACTgttgtgttattttaaaacatgaATATAGAACCTTTATCAACCTCCTACAGTCTGTCCCAGCTGTCTACAACACCTTTATTCCTGATGTGGTCTAACTGCATCTGATCTAAGTGTGGAGCTCAGAAGCCAACAGTAGCTGGAGTGTGTCACTCACTAGTCTCTGCTGTCACTGACAGGGGTGGTGCTGAACATTGTTCTGTACTGAGACTCTGACCTTGTGACCTGAGGACAGGTCTTGTATCACTGTTAGATGACTGCTGTTGTTTCTGACCCCAGGTCTTCAGGTGAAGGTGACTCCTTCTACCTGGGGAGAGAAGACCCTGACCTGTAGCTCCACCTGTCCTCTGACTGGTAACCCCTCCTACATCTGGTACAAGAACGGACAACATGTAAAACAGGCTTCATCCcaacagctctctgtctccagtaACTTTCAGGACAAATACTCCTGTGCTGTAGAAGGCCATGAGGATCTCCgctctcctgcagtgtgtgagtctgggtcTAACTGCTGTGTTACCACACATCACTACCATGATAACAACTCTTACTACAGTATTTATGTTTCACATCACCTCAGAACAGAATGCTTAATCAAATATTTTATACCAGTTTAAATCCAGAATGTGCAACACAACATCTTTCtgagctgctgtgtgtctctgtgttccaggtgtttaTGGTCAGTACTGCAGCATAGTGACTTACTCCACCAGGAGACTGTGTGTCTTGAAGGGCTCATCAGTGGACATCTCCTGCACCTATTACAGTTATTACACCGTCACCTCCAGCTTCTGGTTCAGTcctggaaggagagatggatggagggacagatctGGACCTGAGGACCTAGCTGGAGACCCAGAGTATGCAGGTCGTGTGCAGTCCTCTGGAACAGAGAGGAAGTCCTCCACCCTGACGATcacacacctgagagagagagactcaggagAGTATCGCTTCACATTCAAGACACGAGATCCACTATATGACTGGGGGGACAGTTTCTCTGGAACCACTCTGACTGTCACAGGTCATTTCTATATTACAGTATAAGACTCTCAATTACACTCTGACCTTGTGACCTGAGGACAGGGCTTGTATCACTGTTAGATGACTGCTGTTGTTTCTGACCCAGGTCTTCAGGTGAAGGTGACTCCTTCTACCTGGGGAGAGAAGACCCTGACCTGTAGCTCCACCTGTCCTCTGACTGGTAACCCCTCCTACATCTGGTACAAGAACGGACAgcatgtacaacaggcttcatcccaacagctctctgtctccagtaACTCTCAGGACAGATACTCCTGTGCTGTAGAAGGCCATGAGGATCTCCgctctcctgcagtgtgtgagtctgggtcTAACTGCTGTGTTACCACACATCACTACCATGATAACAACTCTTACTACAGTATTTATGTTTCACATCACCTCAGAACAGAATGCTTAATCACATATTTTATACCAGTTTAAATCCAGAATGTGCAACACAACATCTTTCtgagctgctgtgtgtctctgtgttccaggtgtttaTGGTCAGTACTGCAGCATAGTGACTTACTCCACCAGGAGACTGTGTGTCTTGGAGGGCTCATCAGTGGACATCTCCTGCACCTATAACAGTTATGACACCGTCACCTCCAGCTTCTGGTTCAGTcctggaaggagagatggagagagggacagatctGCACCTGAGAATCTAGCTGGAGACCCAGAGTACGCAGGTCGTGTGCAGTACTCTGGAACAGAGAGGAAGTCATCCACCATGACCATcacacacctgagagagagagactcaggagAGTATCGCTTCACATTCAAGACACGAGATCCACTATATGACTGGGGGGACAGTTTCTCTGGAACCACTCTGACTGTCACAGGTCATTTCTATATTACTGTTTAAGACTCTAAATTACACTCTGACCTTGTGACCTGAGAACAGGGCTTGTATCACTGTTGGATGACTGCTGTTGTTTCTGACCCCAGGTCTTCAGGTGAAGGTGACTCCGTCCACAGTGACGGAGGGACAGAACGTGACCCTGACATGTAGCTCCACCTGTCCTCTGACTGGTAACTCCTCCTACATCTGGTACAAGAACAACCAAACGAGGCCAGAGACCCAACAGAAGCTCCTGTACCTGGACTCAGTCAACAGTGATGATGCAGGCAGATACTCCTGTGCTGTGACAGAACACCAGCATCTCCGCTCTCCTGAAGCGACTCTCAAtgttacatgtatgtgtgtgctacaTCACGCTTTAGTTACAGaatacaataaatcaataaaatgtCCAAAATGAATAGTATATTTACTATACATGTCCTATTTCAGACAAGCCAAGGAATATATCAGTGTCAGTCAGCCCCTCTGGTGAAGTAGTGGAGGGCAGTTCAGTGACTCTGACCTGCAGCAGTGATGCTAACCCACCAGTGCAGACATACACCTGGTACCAGGAGAACATCACCTCATCTAAATCATCTGGACAGAGCTACACCATCACTAACATCAGCTCTGAGGACAGTGGAGGATACTACTGTCAGGCTGGGAATACAGTAGGAGCTACAAACTCCTCCTTTTTAATGATCACTGTGATCGTTAGGACAGGTAGGAAAatgatataaataaatacatattcacCATGGTTTACTACATACCAAAGGTTTTTGTCACCATGTGATATACAGTGCAGGCCTGGTTTCCCCTGTTGTGTTGTTCAGGGATCTCAACAGCtcaggctgcagcagcaggaaccacagtctctgttctcctggccgtcatcttcctctctgcctgcctcctctgcaGGTGAGGAAGGGACTGTCTCTAACTGAAATATGATGCCAAAGTTTTCATAACTTCATACAAAATAGTTTGTGGACTAATACAGAgcagtatttattttatttgtaaccacaACAGTATTGTAAGTAATAATGATTATTGATATATTCATTGTGTAGATGTATTTACCTGTAAAGGTGGTACAGTTTTATTGATTGACAGATTTTGTGTGATTTTATGAATTATTTCCATAGGAAGAAGAAGACCAACTGCAGTAATTCCAGACACCCAATAGATAATGGAcaggtgcgtgtgtttgtatgtgtgtgtgcttgcttgtgctTGTTTGTGGTGTTTTAATTCAACGTTATACGTGTGCATGTTATCAAGCAAGGCATACTACAGTAATCTCACAtttatattatttgtattatttattattaggtgtgttcgacttcatgcagcgccaacAGccggctgacctgaagcagctaATGGCATTCActgccggctgacttgaagcagccgatggcattcactgcttcaagtcagccagctGCAGTGGACTGTTGAACACACCTTTTTTTGCACCCAGGGTCTCCCCAAACGACTAACACCCCCCTGAGTGCACCCAGGGTCTCCCCAAACGACTAACACCCCCTGAGTGCACCCAGGGTCTCCCCAAATGACTAACACCCCCTGAGTGCACCCAGGGTCTCCCCAAACGACTAACACCCCCTGAGTGCACCCAGGGTCTCCCCAAACGACTAACACCCCCTGAGTGCACCCAGGGTCTCCCCAAACGACTAACACCCCCCTGAGTGCACCCAGGGTCTCCCCAAACGACTAACACCCCCCTGAGTGCACCCAGGGTCTCCCCAAACGACTAACACCCCCCTGAGTGCACCCAGGGTCTCCCCAAACGACTAACACCCCCCTGAGTGCACCCAGGGTCTCCCCAAACAAGGTGCACCAATATGTCATCCAggtacaccacacactcacgtcTAGGAATCCCAGCTAGCACGCTGTCCATGAGTCTCTCAAAGGTAGCAGGAGCGTTGCAGAGGCCGAAGCACAGCACCTTAAACTGCCAATGCCCCGTCTGTGGAGAAGGCAGTTTTCTCCCGTGCCAACGGTGAGAGGGGCACCTGATCCCTAGCCTAAACTGAAGAAAGCTACCTAGTCTAACGATCTGCTGGAGTTCAAACACTTCTGACACCAATGTAATGCCCGTGCTGGAGCAAATAAGTCGAGTCAGACACAGTCAACAACACCAATTTATTAACTCACTAGGCTGTTGTTCCAGCCTACACCACTAACTAACACAGATGTCAAACGAGACTAGAGATTGATTGCAGGGAGAACCGAGGGAGACCGAACGCATGCATGACCTCTCTTTTATCCCCTTCAAACCCTGCAGGATTtcacacacagaacatggaacttaaacacaacaacattcccACCCAACCAAATAGAACCCCTTGTCCCAGGTCACTACACTATTATTATACCCACCCTAACTCCTCCCACAGGTTGTTTGCACTACGTAGACATGAACGGGGGCAAAATGTGTGTCTCGTTCCCAACAGCATAGCTACTTTGTACGGTTTTGTTTCggaaatatttacatttttgtagCAAATCGGAGCGAGCAAGCTAGGTACTACTGACGTCACAAACCAGCGCATGTAAGCAACAATGCCTACTGTTGGGGAGATGTATTGGTGCTGGACAATTAGCCTACTAGTCATTTTTGCAGTGACCACTTAGTGATTGCAGGAAACATAGCTAACTACATCTGCAAGATCATCATTTGTTCAGCAGCTGTGTTGCAGTTTTggtttccccagaaatggtaccctctctagttctgttgtgattcctctctctctcctccagggggaCTCTGGTCCTGTGTATGACAACGTCTCAGCCATCGCCCTGAACCCTGTCCCtgctgtccagacacacacacacacagacacacacacaggccagcaggaTGACGTCCTCTACACCAGCGTCGAATTCTCTCGCTTCAAGACCCAGGACGTCCCCCTCTACGCCACCATCCAATCAGTGCAGCCCCAGAACCAGGAAGAGGATGTGCAGTACGCTGCTGTGCAGTTCAACCGGCCCAGTCCTGCCCCCCGGTGAACATATCATGTCATTACATCACATGGAACAGGATTGCATTGATATAACATTATGTATCCCGACTGGAAATTCAGTATTCCAACAGGAAGAACACAGTATGTCTGACTCTGTTTTAAATGTTGAACCTAACGGTGTTGACGTTCCTTGTTGTCTGTGTTCAGAGTCGCTGTTCAGACCACCGAGgatccctctgctctccacagCACCGTCACCAAACCCAAGCGCTGACATCACTCAAATATGCTCAAACTGCATGAAcacaaaggaacacacacacaatatgaccATACAATCTTTAAAATCAAAAACGTGTTAGGATGGTTTCTGGGGACTGTTATCTAACGGGGACATGAAAACATGTCCCCATATCTCCCCAAAAGTACTCAGATTCAGTCAACGTTGTCCACAAGTGACTTTATGGTCAAAACTTGACATTTAGATTTTTCTAAAAAGTAAAACAATCACTAAAACAAAGTAATAAAACGAAATAAAATGATCTATTAGCTAATGATAGTTggatatttattttgtatttttgagtGTTTTACTGATTTACAAACATTAGTATTTTCTTAAATATTTTGTTGTTTCCAGTTTTTccagtttgtttttttcttcatattGTTAATTATTgtcttttttcctcttttttccccctcatctcctccacaccACCCTGCTGTCATGGTAACAATATTTGGTGCTGGAAAAGTCCTGTTTAAGGCAA
This genomic interval carries:
- the LOC134016535 gene encoding uncharacterized protein LOC134016535, which gives rise to MELRTTGSVFVFFLCSLAVVLGQYWRVTYPLQSVCVLRGSSVDLSCSYTYPRGHKVTTTFWFTRRRDGEVSQDLSLDPEYAGLQVKVTPSTWGEKTLTCSSTCPLTGNPSYIWYKNGQHVKQASSQQLSVSSNFQDKYSCAVEGHEDLRSPAVCVYGQYCSIVTYSTRRLCVLKGSSVDISCTYYSYYTVTSSFWFSPGRRDGWRDRSGPEDLAGDPEYAGRVQSSGTERKSSTLTITHLRERDSGEYRFTFKTRDPLYDWGDSFSGTTLTVTGLQVKVTPSTWGEKTLTCSSTCPLTGNPSYIWYKNGQHVQQASSQQLSVSSNSQDRYSCAVEGHEDLRSPAVCVYGQYCSIVTYSTRRLCVLEGSSVDISCTYNSYDTVTSSFWFSPGRRDGERDRSAPENLAGDPEYAGRVQYSGTERKSSTMTITHLRERDSGEYRFTFKTRDPLYDWGDSFSGTTLTVTGHFYITV